One window of the Haloarcula halobia genome contains the following:
- the gcvPB gene encoding aminomethyl-transferring glycine dehydrogenase subunit GcvPB, with protein MDYDQARWTEGARYEPLLAEKSTCEVDVADGPLPDDLTRDSLELPDLSEPELARHYTRLAQMNYGVESGPIPLGSCTMKYNPSFTEDVAAHPKAAVHPDRPDQSVQGTLELCHRLQDYLARIGGMDAVTLQPPAGAAGEFTGIQIAKAYHEHNGADRSSVVIPDSAHGTNFATAAMAGYHVVELPSDDDGRVDVDALEAAVDEDTAALMLTNPNTLGLFERDIEAIADVVHDAGGLLYYDGANLNALLGRARPGDMGFDVMHYNVHKTFATPHGGGGPGAGPVGVTEELASFLPRPHVRRETGAEGEAGAGTTGFEYYDPAHSIGKVHGFYGNWPVLVKAFAYIARLGDSGLRDTSAKAVLNANYLAEQIPYDVPFGPFHHEFVASAGDQDAADVAKGMLDHGVHPPTTKWPEIVDEALMTEPTESESKRSLDHLAAAFDAVAGEADGTLADAPTRSTARRIDQVGAARDPQLCWQRLDRSDFGN; from the coding sequence ATGGACTACGACCAGGCCCGCTGGACCGAGGGGGCCCGCTACGAGCCCCTGCTGGCCGAGAAGTCGACCTGCGAGGTCGACGTAGCGGACGGACCCCTGCCCGACGACCTGACGCGGGACTCGCTGGAGTTGCCCGACCTCTCGGAACCGGAACTGGCCCGCCACTACACGCGCCTCGCGCAGATGAACTACGGGGTCGAGAGCGGCCCCATCCCGCTTGGCTCCTGTACGATGAAGTACAACCCGTCGTTCACCGAGGACGTCGCGGCCCACCCGAAGGCGGCGGTCCACCCGGACCGGCCGGACCAGTCCGTCCAGGGGACCCTCGAGCTGTGTCACCGCCTGCAGGACTACCTCGCCCGTATCGGCGGGATGGACGCCGTCACGCTCCAGCCGCCGGCGGGTGCGGCCGGCGAGTTCACGGGCATCCAGATCGCCAAGGCCTACCACGAACACAACGGTGCGGACCGCTCGTCGGTGGTCATCCCCGACTCGGCCCACGGGACGAACTTCGCGACGGCGGCGATGGCCGGCTACCACGTGGTCGAACTCCCCAGCGACGACGACGGCCGGGTGGACGTCGACGCGCTCGAGGCCGCCGTCGACGAGGACACCGCCGCGCTGATGCTCACGAACCCGAACACGCTGGGGCTGTTCGAGCGCGACATCGAGGCCATCGCCGACGTGGTCCACGACGCCGGCGGCCTGCTCTACTACGACGGGGCGAACCTCAACGCGCTCCTGGGCCGGGCACGCCCCGGTGACATGGGCTTCGACGTGATGCACTACAACGTCCACAAGACGTTCGCGACGCCCCACGGCGGCGGTGGGCCGGGGGCGGGCCCCGTCGGCGTCACCGAGGAGCTTGCCTCGTTCCTGCCCCGGCCCCACGTCCGCAGGGAGACCGGTGCCGAGGGCGAGGCGGGCGCCGGCACCACCGGCTTCGAGTACTACGACCCCGCACACTCCATCGGCAAGGTCCACGGGTTCTACGGCAACTGGCCGGTCCTCGTGAAGGCCTTCGCGTACATCGCTCGACTGGGCGATTCGGGGCTCAGAGACACCAGCGCCAAGGCCGTGTTGAACGCCAACTACCTCGCCGAGCAGATTCCCTACGACGTGCCGTTCGGGCCGTTCCACCACGAGTTCGTCGCCAGCGCGGGCGACCAGGACGCCGCCGACGTCGCCAAGGGGATGCTCGACCACGGCGTCCACCCCCCGACGACGAAGTGGCCCGAGATCGTCGACGAGGCGCTGATGACGGAGCCGACCGAATCCGAGAGCAAGCGGTCGCTCGACCACCTCGCCGCGGCCTTCGATGCCGTCGCGGGCGAGGCCGACGGCACCCTCGCCGACGCGCCGACCCGGTCGACCGCCCGCCGCATCGACCAGGTCGGTGCCGCACGCGACCCACAGCTGTGCTGGCAGCGGCTCGACCGCTCCGATTTCGGCAACTGA
- the gcvPA gene encoding aminomethyl-transferring glycine dehydrogenase subunit GcvPA has product MSDSGPPTTGSPYVPHSPAETQAMLDAVGVDDVEALFDVPDSVAFDGDLGIDARSEQAVRTEIAALLGHNADLTEFLGRGHYGHYVPSLVEDLSRRSEFLTSYTQYQPEVDQGFLQALFEYQSLLVELTGLDVANCSMYDDATALGEAATLSQRVRSVSGDRILVPEHLRDGKRAVLENYVDGPGCSVASYPMDDGCVDVEALAAAMAEDVAMVYAETPTARGVVEERAGAVGDLADEHDALFCLGTDPVAMALLERPADVGADVVVGDAATLGTGTAYGFGLGLFATREEYLRQVPGRLVGASEDAAGQRAYTLTLQTREQHIRKERATSNICTNQAWVALRAAMHAAWLGPDGLVDLAEDCVTRPRDLAARLDEVVGLQAPVHDRHHFREFVAHVDQPARVVVEDLAREGYGVHAVGDHRIQVCATAQPPQREAGFVETIAEVA; this is encoded by the coding sequence ATGAGCGACAGTGGCCCACCCACGACCGGCAGTCCATACGTACCGCACTCGCCCGCCGAGACGCAGGCGATGCTCGATGCCGTCGGTGTCGACGACGTCGAGGCGCTGTTCGACGTCCCCGACTCGGTCGCCTTCGACGGGGACCTCGGCATCGACGCGCGAAGCGAACAGGCGGTTCGGACCGAGATCGCCGCCCTGCTCGGGCACAACGCCGACCTCACCGAGTTCCTCGGTCGGGGGCACTACGGCCACTACGTCCCGTCGCTGGTCGAGGACCTCTCGCGGCGCTCGGAGTTCCTGACTTCCTACACTCAGTACCAGCCGGAGGTCGACCAGGGGTTCCTCCAGGCGCTGTTCGAGTACCAGTCGCTCCTGGTCGAGCTGACCGGCCTCGACGTCGCCAACTGCTCGATGTACGACGACGCGACGGCGCTGGGGGAGGCGGCGACGCTCTCCCAGCGGGTCCGGTCCGTCTCGGGCGACCGGATACTGGTCCCGGAGCACCTCCGTGACGGCAAGCGTGCCGTCCTCGAGAACTACGTCGACGGCCCCGGCTGTTCGGTCGCGTCCTATCCGATGGACGACGGCTGCGTCGACGTCGAGGCGCTCGCGGCGGCCATGGCGGAAGACGTCGCGATGGTCTACGCCGAGACCCCGACCGCCCGCGGCGTCGTGGAAGAACGGGCCGGTGCCGTCGGTGACCTCGCCGACGAGCACGACGCGCTGTTCTGTCTCGGCACCGACCCCGTCGCGATGGCGCTGCTCGAGCGTCCCGCCGACGTGGGCGCGGACGTCGTCGTCGGCGACGCCGCCACGCTCGGGACGGGCACGGCCTACGGCTTCGGCCTGGGCCTGTTTGCCACGCGCGAGGAGTACCTCCGGCAGGTGCCCGGCCGACTCGTCGGCGCCAGCGAGGACGCCGCGGGCCAGCGGGCCTACACGCTGACCCTGCAGACCCGCGAGCAACACATCCGCAAGGAGCGGGCGACCTCGAACATCTGTACGAACCAGGCGTGGGTCGCCCTGCGGGCCGCGATGCACGCGGCCTGGCTCGGACCCGACGGCCTGGTCGACCTGGCCGAGGACTGCGTGACTCGACCCCGCGATCTCGCGGCGAGACTGGACGAGGTGGTCGGGCTCCAGGCGCCGGTCCACGACCGGCACCACTTCCGGGAGTTCGTCGCCCACGTCGACCAGCCCGCGCGGGTGGTCGTCGAGGATCTGGCGAGGGAGGGCTACGGCGTCCACGCGGTCGGCGACCACCGGATACAGGTCTGTGCGACCGCCCAGCCGCCCCAGCGCGAGGCGGGGTTCGTCGAGACCATCGCGGAGGTGGCCTGA
- the gcvH gene encoding glycine cleavage system protein GcvH has protein sequence MSFDVPADCRYRESHEWVRTTDGIARVGITDFAQDELGDVVFVELPAVGDELATGDDFGIVESIKAVSDIYAPVGGTVTAVNERLRDEPELVNEDPFGEGWLLELDLADGAELEDLLSPADYRDQIE, from the coding sequence ATGAGCTTCGACGTTCCCGCGGACTGCCGGTACAGGGAGTCACACGAATGGGTCCGCACCACCGACGGCATCGCCCGCGTCGGCATCACCGACTTCGCACAGGACGAGCTGGGCGACGTCGTCTTCGTCGAACTGCCGGCGGTGGGCGACGAACTGGCCACCGGAGACGATTTCGGCATCGTCGAGTCGATCAAGGCCGTCTCGGACATCTACGCGCCCGTCGGGGGGACGGTCACCGCCGTCAACGAGCGACTGCGCGACGAGCCCGAACTCGTCAACGAGGACCCCTTCGGCGAGGGCTGGCTCCTCGAACTCGACCTCGCCGACGGGGCCGAACTCGAGGACCTCCTCTCGCCAGCGGACTACCGCGACCAGATCGAGTGA
- a CDS encoding PAS domain S-box protein translates to MTGSPLLLYVRADGDGSLQTGGATVRTATTRDEALAVLSETTPDAVVCDQTLDGPDTGLDLLESIRERNADLPVVLCTDDPDGGVAARATQLGVTEYVPRSEVSLEARLADLIDGEAPAGQSNVAADLPASFDALAGSIADAIVTIDAESRIVYVNDHLADLTGHDPGDLVGADFTTLVPEDFRQQPLDGVARYLRTGERSVDWSDLEFPLRTAEGGRLTVSISFGDFEIDGEWYCTGIVRDISDRKERERELEETNRRLDLALEGTETGVYEWRVETGEVVWDEATADLFDTTLEDFEGTVEAFREYLHPEDRSSLEAAFEQALADEAPFEAEFRALLDGETRWIYTSGVIETPEAAGPRLVAIATDVTDQKERELELERNNESLQRLTELAAADAHSQEATVERVLELGRDRLDLSLGYLSRIEGTDYDVVTAVGDHDVVQSGIETDLANTYCRRIVDDGDSYGVRDAAAEGWEDDVAYPMSGIACYLGGTVVVDGELYGTLCFADEEPREVPFSDAEKTYIELLAQWVSRELERRQREADLERYEDVIEAVDDGVYALDETGHFELVNDAMTDLTGYEESALLGSHTSAIKSDEVVERAESIVREMIFEDREDEETFDLEIQRADGISFPAEDHMTLLWDDAGEWFEGTAGIIRDITERKERELELREAHRRIEQILERIGDAFFAVDDTWEITYWNTRAEEVFGRPADEVLGENLWSMFPDTVGSQFHDAYHHAMDTQEMVSFEEYYPPVERWFRVSAYPSEGGLSVYFHDITDHKEHDRKLSGLLDTSRSLMDARTSEAVAETVIEAASEQLGFDLALVRLHDPDAGTLVPTAATADVPPRSVYDDDEAFPGEAFQRGETIRVDDLADAGEDYDNEHARAAMYIPLGGHGVVSIASPDPGAFDDADVSVAEILASNAAAALDRVEREQHLLEYETVVENVRDMVYVLDDEGRFQLVTDPLATWLGFEREALLGEHPEAVLDAESLSVFEDQISALPSSETDETFKVETTLETAEGTERPAEVEISVLDDDVFRGTVGVVRDLTDLREAQAELEDERDRFSYLFDNLPDAVVETELGNGEPVVKSVNAAFTEVFGFEADDVVEEPLNDFVLPLTEDARAEAARIDATAARGETVKTEVRRQTEEGIRDFLYREVPYSRDDEQVWSFGIYSDITEQRDRERRLQVLNRVLRHNLRNDLTVVLGLADELQSRIDDERRLELLERLQRKASEVAELSDRARQIEQSARREEAGRKPVDVPTVVEDLVAVSRREFDGDIVTDVPETAAAAADGRFRRILDELVENAKTHAGESPTVEVDVDVSPETVSVTVADDGPGLPEHELAVVTGREPITQLSHGSGLGLWLVVWVTESYGGTVDFEESAAGGAAVTLTLPRTDT, encoded by the coding sequence ATGACCGGGTCGCCACTCCTGCTGTACGTGCGTGCCGACGGCGACGGGTCTCTCCAGACGGGAGGGGCGACGGTGCGGACGGCGACGACGCGCGACGAGGCGCTCGCCGTCCTCTCAGAGACGACTCCGGACGCAGTCGTCTGCGACCAGACCCTCGACGGGCCCGACACTGGCCTCGACCTGCTCGAATCGATCCGCGAACGGAACGCCGACCTGCCGGTCGTCCTCTGTACCGACGACCCGGACGGCGGGGTCGCCGCACGGGCGACCCAGCTGGGCGTCACCGAGTACGTCCCGCGAAGCGAGGTGTCTCTCGAGGCGCGCCTGGCGGACCTGATCGACGGCGAGGCACCGGCGGGGCAATCGAACGTTGCCGCCGACCTCCCGGCGTCGTTCGACGCGCTCGCGGGGAGCATCGCCGACGCAATCGTGACCATCGACGCCGAGAGTCGCATCGTCTACGTCAACGACCACCTCGCGGACCTGACGGGCCACGACCCCGGCGACCTGGTGGGGGCCGATTTCACGACGCTGGTACCCGAGGACTTCCGACAGCAACCCCTCGACGGGGTGGCCCGTTACCTCCGGACCGGCGAGCGATCTGTCGACTGGTCGGACCTCGAGTTCCCGCTGCGCACCGCCGAGGGTGGGCGACTGACCGTCTCTATCTCCTTCGGGGACTTCGAGATCGACGGCGAGTGGTACTGTACCGGCATCGTCAGGGACATCTCCGACCGCAAAGAGCGCGAACGGGAACTCGAGGAGACCAACCGCCGACTCGATCTCGCCCTGGAGGGCACGGAGACCGGCGTCTACGAGTGGCGGGTCGAGACCGGCGAAGTCGTCTGGGACGAGGCGACGGCAGACCTGTTCGACACGACGCTCGAGGACTTCGAGGGCACCGTCGAGGCCTTCCGCGAGTACCTCCACCCGGAGGACCGCTCGTCGCTCGAGGCGGCCTTCGAGCAGGCGCTGGCCGACGAGGCCCCGTTCGAGGCCGAGTTCCGGGCGCTCCTCGACGGCGAGACGCGGTGGATATACACGAGCGGCGTCATCGAGACCCCGGAGGCGGCCGGGCCGCGGCTGGTCGCCATCGCGACCGACGTCACCGACCAGAAAGAACGCGAACTCGAGCTCGAACGGAACAACGAATCGCTCCAGCGGTTGACGGAACTGGCCGCGGCCGACGCTCACTCCCAGGAGGCGACCGTCGAGCGGGTCCTCGAGCTCGGCAGGGACCGCCTCGACCTCTCGCTTGGCTACCTGAGTCGCATCGAGGGGACCGACTACGACGTGGTGACGGCCGTCGGCGACCACGACGTCGTCCAGTCGGGCATCGAGACCGACCTGGCGAACACGTACTGTCGACGCATCGTCGACGACGGGGACAGCTACGGCGTCCGGGACGCCGCCGCGGAGGGCTGGGAGGACGACGTGGCCTACCCGATGTCCGGTATCGCCTGCTATCTGGGCGGCACGGTGGTCGTCGACGGGGAGCTGTACGGGACGCTCTGCTTCGCCGACGAGGAGCCCCGTGAGGTGCCCTTTTCCGACGCCGAGAAGACGTACATCGAACTGCTGGCCCAGTGGGTGAGCCGCGAACTCGAACGGCGCCAGCGCGAGGCCGACCTGGAGCGCTACGAGGACGTCATCGAGGCCGTCGACGACGGCGTCTACGCCCTCGACGAGACGGGCCACTTCGAACTGGTCAACGACGCGATGACCGACCTCACCGGCTACGAGGAGTCCGCGCTGCTTGGCTCGCACACGAGCGCCATCAAGTCCGACGAGGTGGTCGAACGGGCCGAGTCAATCGTCCGGGAGATGATATTCGAGGACCGCGAGGACGAGGAGACCTTCGACCTGGAGATACAGCGCGCGGACGGCATCTCGTTCCCCGCCGAGGACCATATGACGCTGCTGTGGGACGACGCCGGGGAGTGGTTCGAGGGTACCGCGGGCATCATCCGGGACATCACCGAACGCAAGGAGCGGGAGCTGGAACTGCGCGAGGCCCACCGGCGCATCGAGCAGATACTCGAACGCATCGGCGACGCCTTCTTCGCCGTCGACGACACCTGGGAGATAACGTACTGGAATACCCGGGCAGAGGAGGTGTTCGGGCGACCCGCCGACGAGGTGCTCGGCGAGAACCTCTGGTCGATGTTCCCCGATACCGTCGGGTCGCAGTTCCACGACGCCTACCACCACGCGATGGACACCCAGGAGATGGTGTCCTTCGAGGAGTACTACCCGCCCGTCGAGAGGTGGTTCCGCGTGAGCGCCTATCCCTCCGAGGGCGGGCTCTCGGTGTACTTCCACGACATCACCGACCACAAGGAACACGACCGGAAGCTGTCCGGCCTGCTCGACACCTCGCGGTCGCTGATGGACGCGCGGACGTCCGAGGCCGTCGCTGAGACGGTCATCGAGGCCGCAAGCGAGCAACTGGGCTTCGACCTGGCGCTCGTCCGCCTGCACGACCCCGATGCGGGGACGCTCGTCCCGACGGCGGCGACGGCCGACGTCCCGCCGCGGTCCGTCTACGACGACGACGAGGCGTTCCCCGGCGAGGCGTTCCAGCGCGGCGAGACGATACGCGTCGACGACCTCGCGGATGCCGGCGAGGACTACGACAACGAGCACGCCCGCGCCGCGATGTACATCCCGCTCGGCGGCCACGGCGTCGTCAGCATCGCCTCACCCGACCCCGGCGCGTTCGACGACGCGGACGTCTCGGTCGCCGAGATCCTCGCCTCGAACGCGGCCGCCGCGCTGGACCGCGTCGAGCGAGAACAGCACCTGCTGGAGTACGAGACGGTCGTCGAGAACGTCCGTGACATGGTCTACGTCCTCGACGACGAGGGCCGCTTCCAGCTCGTGACCGACCCGCTCGCGACGTGGCTCGGGTTCGAGCGCGAGGCGCTGCTCGGCGAGCACCCCGAGGCCGTCCTCGACGCCGAGTCGCTCTCGGTCTTCGAGGACCAGATCTCGGCGCTGCCGTCCTCGGAGACCGACGAGACGTTCAAGGTGGAGACGACCCTCGAGACCGCCGAGGGCACCGAGCGACCGGCGGAGGTGGAGATCTCCGTCCTCGACGACGACGTCTTCCGCGGGACCGTCGGCGTGGTACGGGACCTGACCGACCTCCGGGAGGCCCAGGCGGAACTCGAGGACGAGCGGGACCGCTTCTCGTACCTCTTTGACAACCTCCCGGACGCGGTCGTCGAGACAGAACTCGGCAACGGCGAGCCCGTCGTCAAGTCGGTCAACGCCGCGTTCACCGAGGTGTTCGGCTTCGAGGCCGACGACGTCGTCGAGGAACCGCTGAACGACTTCGTGCTCCCCCTGACCGAGGACGCCCGGGCCGAGGCGGCTCGCATCGACGCGACGGCGGCCCGGGGCGAGACGGTCAAGACCGAGGTCCGCCGACAGACCGAGGAGGGCATCCGGGACTTCCTCTACCGGGAGGTGCCCTACAGCCGCGACGACGAGCAGGTCTGGAGCTTCGGTATCTACTCCGACATCACCGAACAGCGCGACCGCGAGCGGCGCCTGCAGGTGCTCAACCGGGTCCTGCGGCACAACCTCCGCAACGATCTGACCGTCGTGCTCGGTCTGGCAGACGAGTTGCAGTCGCGAATCGACGACGAGCGACGGCTGGAACTGCTCGAACGACTCCAGCGCAAGGCGAGCGAGGTGGCCGAACTCAGCGACCGGGCCCGGCAGATCGAGCAGTCGGCCCGCCGCGAGGAGGCCGGCCGGAAACCGGTCGACGTGCCGACGGTCGTCGAAGACCTGGTCGCGGTCAGCCGCCGCGAGTTCGACGGGGACATCGTCACCGACGTTCCCGAGACGGCCGCGGCGGCCGCCGACGGCCGCTTCCGGCGGATTCTCGACGAGCTGGTCGAGAACGCGAAGACTCACGCCGGCGAGTCACCGACGGTGGAAGTCGACGTCGACGTCTCGCCCGAGACGGTGTCGGTCACCGTCGCCGACGACGGGCCGGGACTACCCGAGCACGAGCTCGCCGTGGTGACCGGTCGCGAACCCATCACCCAGCTGAGCCACGGGAGCGGCCTGGGGCTGTGGCTCGTCGTCTGGGTGACCGAGTCTTACGGCGGGACGGTCGACTTCGAGGAGTCCGCCGCGGGCGGTGCGGCGGTCACGCTGACGCTGCCCCGGACCGACACCTAG